A part of Vulcanisaeta moutnovskia 768-28 genomic DNA contains:
- a CDS encoding ABC transporter ATP-binding protein: MSDVGINVISVSKSFGDHAVLKDISIDALPNSITCIAGPSGSGKSTLLRIVAGYLRPDSGRVLINGVDIYEDSRASEVINLVSYVPQDDLLVSGLTIRENLRLALRVQGLSNRDVEERIRWISGLLGIEHVLDKRPGQMSGGERRRASIAIALARNHEFLIMDEPTNSLDRTNVDLLIRVLREEAGLGRVVLVATHDQYLIRNSDRLYMIRAGELTNEF, from the coding sequence TTGAGTGATGTTGGTATTAACGTGATTAGTGTCTCTAAGTCCTTTGGTGATCATGCTGTATTGAAAGACATAAGCATCGATGCGTTGCCTAACTCAATAACCTGCATAGCCGGGCCGAGTGGTAGTGGTAAATCAACACTGCTGAGAATAGTGGCTGGCTACCTAAGGCCTGACTCTGGTAGGGTGTTGATAAATGGCGTTGATATCTATGAGGACTCGAGAGCCAGTGAGGTAATCAACCTAGTCTCCTACGTGCCGCAGGACGACTTATTGGTGAGTGGCTTGACGATTAGGGAGAACCTTAGGCTAGCCCTTAGGGTTCAGGGACTTAGTAATAGGGACGTTGAGGAGAGGATTAGGTGGATCAGTGGGTTGTTGGGTATTGAGCATGTTCTTGATAAGAGACCTGGGCAGATGAGTGGTGGTGAGAGGAGGAGGGCTTCGATAGCTATTGCACTTGCTAGGAATCACGAGTTCCTCATCATGGATGAACCAACGAATAGCCTTGATAGGACTAACGTGGACCTGTTAATTAGGGTTCTTAGGGAGGAGGCTGGCTTGGGTAGGGTTGTTCTCGTTGCTACTCATGACCAGTACCTAATTAGGAATTCAGATAGGCTTTATATGATTAGGGCTGGTGAATTAACTAATGAGTTTTAG
- a CDS encoding ABC transporter permease, translating into MTLYPRGLAVIALSIYLTAIALGLIVSTAIAMYYSPQLFLLSIGNLTIKKGGSISVFTSWIPISLAYSLRDMGIVAVPEVIVPSIMNGTPVIIRGIVPSYVNYYGINATQGELDEGALIGYELAEKFHIKVGDELIITSFKGVTDNLTVTGIIKSIKYPQINYEVITNITIAQRLNSLPSPIVNVIYVNASPELINEVNNAYGLRVITHITNGSLAILDSMNHTVFNGPLMNMTLTLPFGAYYVIAYNESAITWFSMVMLRSNETIDVMKIPVLRITNMTRATPSEWVIAEWPNGSLVSNYYLLIYYENGSLAYSTIGSGITPVSLPSGAYRFDVITGSVYYSVNEYVMPGLNVTVTLTPYSMVMSELTTHAYNYITKVLPLGMGSGPEALISALRIGIGTFIGVIIGLLVIMSIGLVGITEYSININRELITYLRLNRVSVLGMMTLIDMPVIITYLISTALGLITANYLWPFTVKAMGLSILNQPIYLITVSNYYPYVTAFIAISVLLIVMHLAIRFRVVGIE; encoded by the coding sequence ATGACGCTCTACCCTAGGGGATTAGCTGTAATCGCATTGTCGATATACCTCACGGCAATAGCCCTCGGCTTAATAGTATCCACGGCAATTGCCATGTATTACTCGCCTCAATTATTCCTGCTGAGTATTGGTAATTTGACTATTAAGAAGGGTGGGTCAATATCCGTATTCACGAGTTGGATACCAATAAGTCTAGCCTACTCACTCAGGGACATGGGCATAGTAGCTGTGCCCGAGGTAATAGTGCCATCGATTATGAATGGTACGCCAGTGATTATTAGGGGTATTGTACCAAGCTACGTTAATTATTACGGCATAAACGCAACGCAGGGTGAATTAGATGAAGGGGCATTGATTGGTTATGAATTGGCCGAGAAGTTCCATATTAAGGTTGGTGATGAGTTAATAATCACATCTTTTAAGGGCGTTACTGATAACCTAACCGTGACAGGGATCATTAAATCCATTAAGTACCCACAAATTAATTATGAGGTAATTACAAACATAACCATCGCTCAGCGCTTGAATTCATTACCATCACCCATAGTTAACGTAATATATGTCAATGCGAGCCCTGAATTAATAAATGAGGTAAATAATGCCTATGGGCTAAGGGTAATTACGCACATTACCAATGGTTCACTCGCCATACTCGACTCCATGAATCACACTGTATTTAATGGGCCCCTCATGAACATGACATTGACACTACCATTTGGTGCGTACTACGTGATTGCATACAATGAGTCAGCAATTACCTGGTTCTCAATGGTGATGCTGAGGAGTAATGAAACTATTGATGTAATGAAGATTCCCGTACTAAGGATAACGAACATGACACGTGCAACACCGAGTGAGTGGGTTATTGCGGAATGGCCCAATGGTTCACTGGTGAGTAATTATTACCTATTGATTTATTATGAAAACGGGTCGCTGGCCTACTCAACAATAGGGAGCGGCATTACGCCAGTATCATTACCAAGTGGTGCGTATAGGTTTGATGTAATTACGGGTTCCGTGTATTACTCTGTCAACGAATACGTGATGCCTGGGTTGAACGTGACAGTGACCCTAACACCCTACTCAATGGTCATGAGTGAGTTAACAACGCATGCGTATAATTACATTACGAAGGTTCTCCCACTAGGCATGGGTTCAGGTCCTGAGGCGCTAATTAGTGCCTTGAGGATTGGTATTGGTACATTTATTGGGGTTATCATTGGCCTATTGGTAATAATGTCCATTGGTCTCGTAGGCATTACCGAGTACTCAATCAATATTAATAGGGAGCTAATTACATACTTAAGACTAAATCGAGTAAGTGTGTTGGGTATGATGACGCTGATTGACATGCCAGTTATAATTACGTACTTGATTTCCACGGCATTGGGGTTAATAACGGCTAATTATCTATGGCCTTTCACGGTTAAGGCAATGGGCTTAAGCATATTGAATCAACCGATTTACCTAATTACGGTGAGTAATTACTACCCATATGTAACCGCGTTCATTGCCATATCAGTACTATTAATAGTAATGCATTTAGCGATTAGGTTTAGGGTGGTGGGTATTGAGTGA